A segment of the Devriesea agamarum genome:
GCGGGTCGTACCTTTCGCCGTGGGGCTGGACCCTTTGGGTGTGGAGTTGTAACCCTTTCGTTACGGGGTGGAAGCTAGTTGACCACGCCCCTAGTTGCCACTATGTTTACGCAACATCAGACGTCTGATGACCTAGTGGACTAGGAGCCCCTCATGAATCCCTCCCCACCCGATGCCCCCGCTAAACGGTGGTGGCAACACCTAGACCGCAGAAGCTGGAAAGCATTTTTTGCCGCCTGGCTAGGAGTTCTTCTCGACGGGTACGACTTCGTCCTGATTTCATTCGCACTCCCGTCAATCATCGTCGCCTTCGACCTCAGCCTCGTCGAAGGCGCATCGCTAATCTCCGCCGCGTTTATCTCCCGCTGGCTCGGCGGGCTCATCCTCGGAGCCGTAGGAGACCGGTTCGGACGTAAACCGGCGATGGTCATCTCCATGGTGCTGTTTGCCGCGGGCTCCGTCGCTCTGGCATTCGCGCCGAGCTACTGGTTCCTCTTCTTCTTCCGACTCGTCATCGGGTTTGCGATGGCGGGTGAATACTCCTCCTCCGCTACCTACGTCATCGAGTCCTGGCCCAAGCACATGCGCAATAAGGCCTCTGGATTCCTGCTGTCAGGATTCGCATTCGGTGTGATCCTCGCCGCTCAGGTGGACAAGCTAATTATGTCGACCATTGAGGTGTGGTTCCCCGGCTGGGGATGGCGCGCACTGTTCTTGACCGGTATCGTCCCCATCGTTTTGGCGATTTATATGCGCCGCACCCTGCCCGAAGCCGCCGACTGGGAGGAGGCCCAAAAGCAGAAAGCCGCAGCAACAGATGCTCCGCGCGAAACCGATATGCTCACCGTCCTGTTCACCGGGACGCGCAAAATCCCGAACATCATCGGTGTGATCATGGCCGCCGCCACATTGCTGGCAATCTTCGGAGAGTTCGGGTTGCCACACTGGGCGGTGGCCGTGCTCGCGGTGATCGCGGCAGCAGTCTTTATCGGATTCATCGTCCAGTTTGATTCTCGACGCTGGATGATCGGCGTCGCGATTATGGTGACGATCTTCGCCTCGTTCATGTACACCTGGCCCATCCAGGGTTTGCTGCCCACCTATCTCAAAGACGTCGGCATGAATCCCGAGACGGTCGCCAACGTGGTCAGCCTCGCAGGGCTCGGTAACGCCTGCGGCTACATCCTCGCGGGATTCCTCGGAGACATCATTGGCATGCGGCGCTGGTATGCGATCAGCCTGATCATTTCTCAGATTCTGGTGTTCCCCCTGTTTATGCAGGGTGGCGAGTATGTGCTGCTGGTGGGCATTTTGCTCTTCTTCAACCAGATGTTCGGGCAGGGTGTGTCCGGTCTGCTGCCGAAATGGGTCTCCAGCTACTTCCCGGTGGAAAAGCGAGCTGCTGGTCTCGGGTTCTGTTACAACGTCGGTGCGCTGGGCGGCGCCGTGGGGCCGGTGCTCGGCGCAGCGCTTGCCAGCACGTATTCGCTGGGGACGGCTTTGGCTGTGCTGTCGGTTGGATTCGCATTGATTGTGATCCTCTCCATTGGCCTGAACATCCCGAGGATTTTGCAAAAGCTGGTGAATCGCGACGTGGTGCGACCGGAAGACGGCAACGACGAAATCCTCGCCGACCCCGCTGCGACGGCCTGATTCACCCGTTCCACGCTGCGCTCTCCATTGCGCACTGTGATCTGGTGGCCGGAGATTGCGCGGTCCGGGCTGTCGGCGGTGCGAGTTTTGTTGGATGCGGCCCTGTGCTCGCCCCGTAAGGGTGAGTGCAGGGCTGCCTGGCATCAGCACAAACGTATCCTCAGGCAATATTCAGAATTTGTTCATGGGGCATCCGGAGTAGGGGCTTAGGGTCCCTTCGACTACCCAGGAGGTTCCATGTCTGTTTCCACCCGCACTGTGAGGCGTCGCGTTCACGTACGTCGCAGACGCGTCATTCTCGGGGTTTTTCTTGCGATTGTGCTGGTGGTCGGCGGCATGCTGGCCTACACCGCGTACCACGCTCAGATGGCATCCTCGAAAGTATTTCGCGGCGGCGGCAACCTCGCCGACCTCGTCACCGGTGAGCCACTGGACCACGACGCACAAGGCAGAACCGCAATCGTCGTGTTCGGAACCTCCCAGGACGACGCCTCCCACGCCAACGGCCCCGGCGGTCAGGGAATGTGGCTGACGGACTCCATCCAAATGCTGGTGCTCGATCCCAAGCACCACTCCACCACGATGGTGGCGATTCCCCGAGATCTTTGGGTGAAGCAACCCCAAAAATGCATCGT
Coding sequences within it:
- a CDS encoding MFS transporter, with amino-acid sequence MNPSPPDAPAKRWWQHLDRRSWKAFFAAWLGVLLDGYDFVLISFALPSIIVAFDLSLVEGASLISAAFISRWLGGLILGAVGDRFGRKPAMVISMVLFAAGSVALAFAPSYWFLFFFRLVIGFAMAGEYSSSATYVIESWPKHMRNKASGFLLSGFAFGVILAAQVDKLIMSTIEVWFPGWGWRALFLTGIVPIVLAIYMRRTLPEAADWEEAQKQKAAATDAPRETDMLTVLFTGTRKIPNIIGVIMAAATLLAIFGEFGLPHWAVAVLAVIAAAVFIGFIVQFDSRRWMIGVAIMVTIFASFMYTWPIQGLLPTYLKDVGMNPETVANVVSLAGLGNACGYILAGFLGDIIGMRRWYAISLIISQILVFPLFMQGGEYVLLVGILLFFNQMFGQGVSGLLPKWVSSYFPVEKRAAGLGFCYNVGALGGAVGPVLGAALASTYSLGTALAVLSVGFALIVILSIGLNIPRILQKLVNRDVVRPEDGNDEILADPAATA